A segment of the Mercurialis annua linkage group LG4, ddMerAnnu1.2, whole genome shotgun sequence genome:
TTACTCCTTGATAAGCCCACATGAAGTTCTATCCggtaattatttgggccggtgtaaacattgttttaaaatgtttcacaaaTAATTTCTACTTTTCgcagttatttataatttatcaattaataaaataaggttatattttatataaaataaaactaatgtacgttatttttttcaaattttagtaCTATAATTAAATCTGtgttaatgatatttttaatttatgttggTCTCCATAATATgggatatattaaataaataatgcaTGGACTACTATTTAACATAATATAGTTATGAGggtatgttaaaataaaaatactaatagTTTAAGCGTCTAAAATTGAGTTGTCCATTTACTAATATTAATGGCCATGTtgtcttatttttttttgtcatggCTGGAGTAATTATTAACACTCTTAAAAACCCGTGTATATTTAAGTAcaagttaaaaatgaaagaaaggTTAGATATGTAAATAACAAATTAAGTATAAATCAGCAAAAGGATCCGTTTGCAATTTCGGGCCATTTAGCACTGCCCTTACAGAAATAGTGTAATATATCAATAAATATACTTTTCCAAGAGAGAATACATTTCAAACAAGATTTACGTAGATGCatgtcatttattttttttaataataactttaaatattaCTATgtcatttgtttttattttactccatttttttatgaatagtaTGAAAATTAAAGCCACAAAAAAGTGGCAAAAATCTTAACCGAAAGTTTTCGCATAAGAAGTGACACGTTCAAGGCGGCATATTAAAAGCTACGACTAAAAAAAAGGCCGAAAACACAGTAATAAAAGATAACCGTAATATCACATTGAGAAAAACAATGAAAGATAACCATATCGATGTTCTTCTCCACATTCTGAAAAGTCCTCTCATTTCTACACTTTCAGATCTCCCAAATCATAATAAACCACAACAACCTTCATAATCTCGAATAAGGACCCCTAGACATAATATCACTCCATTGCCCACTCCACAAAAGTATTAGGAAGACACCAAGATACGCCTACTCTCTGCAAAACAGTACACTAAATTTTTCTTGCAAAATCACaatgaattaaaatttggtCCTGAGTTTCCACCACTTCACATATAGAACAAAGAGAATTGTCTATAGTAATAATATTCCGATTTGCAAGAAAATTAAGAGAAGGGAGTCGGCTATGAACGgctaaccaaaaaaaaaacttcactCGAGGAGGAGTTTGAGATTTCCACACAATTAAATAAGGATTATAAATTACCCCATTAATAGCATAGGAATCACCTGTATCCATAGCCAAAGCAACCTGAGCAACTGACCTATCACCACTTAATTCCCGCCTAACGACCCCACTAACAGTACCATGCACATATTGGATTTACTGCTACCATCCCTCAAACGACTCCCCGTGCTCCTCCATAACTGAGACCAATTGATGATTTTCTTCTTGCCTAGCAGCTGCTGAAGGCGATCTAACATCACCATTGTGCTGATGATTTGGTAAACCTTCACCCCTGCTGTTTGCTGCCAACAACTCACAAACAAAGCACCCCGAGAGTAAATACCTGATTTATCGTGCCACACGATCTCATCCAACCTCTCCATCCTAGGCACTAAAACATTAAAAGCTGCCTGTAAATATATTAACAACGACAATTCGCTACCTCTCAACCGCCGCCTCCAACACCACCCCTCATTCCAAATAACAttaatagaaacatatttttGGTTTGAGAGTTGAAAAAGCCGAGGGAATAAAACATTAGCCGGTCCATCCTTCATCCAAGAATCATACCAAAGCGAAATGGAATCTCCCTTACCAACCTTGAAATTCAGAGTAGCAATGAAAATTGACCAAACACTTAGACCAATATAGCAAGTTCTTCTAATGCCTTTTCAAATAAACGACAACTTTTTGACATCCCCGTTATTTAGAAAGTCCCAATCCACGACGTTAGAGTAACTCAAAACGATTTTAAACCAAAGTGAATTTTTATTAGTAACCCTCAACTTCCAAATCCATTGGAACAACAAACTTTGATTTCTAACTTGCAAACTAGAAATACCTAACCCACCACTTTCCAAGGCAAACCACCCTCCACGAGATTTTACTCAGAACCCGAGTTTTAACATCTCTTTTCCAGAGAAAACGCATCATATATGATTCCAACTGAGACTGGATTGCTTGCGGCAATACTAAAGATAGACAAAAAAATACACCGGAACACTGAACAACACAGATTTGATAAGCACTAACCTTCCGGCAGGAGAAAGTAAAGACCCTTTCCATAAAGCTAACCGCGACTTGACTCGCTCCACCACATGATCCCAAGCACCTAAGGAAAGTCTTTTTCTAGCTAAAGACAAAACCAAGTACTTAACCGGAAACGAATCAATCTTACAACTAACTAGCTCCGCAGCTATCAATAAATCCATCTCGCTAATATGAATTCCCATAATAGAGCTCTTATGAAAGTTGATAGTAAGCCCCGATATTAGCTCAAAACATCTACGAATACGAGTCAAATTGAAGCATCGAGATAGGATCTTGATTGTCAGCGTATGAAAACCCCTGAGTAAGCCCCAATTCCATAGATCTATCAAGCAAGTGCTTTAAACCCTCCACCACTATGACAAATATATAAGGAGAAATATGATCTCCTTGACCCACCCCTTCTGCAAGTTAATAGGGTCTATAGGGCTGCCAGTAACCATCATTGATGTAGTAGCCGATGAGAAACAACAGGACATCCACTTTAACCATTTTGCAGGAAACTTCATACTACTCATAATTGATAACAAGTATCTCCAATCAATGGTGTCGAAAGCCTTTTGGAAATCAATTTTTCAAACAAGCAATTTCACCTTATTCTCGAAGCAGAATGGACAAACTCGTTAGCAATCATAGAGCATCCTTGAATACTTCTTTCTTTAAATAAAGCATGTTGATTTTCAAACACAACTTTAGGCATCAATTGCGCTAACCTCCTCGAAAGAGTATTGGATCACAATTTAAAGAAACTGTTAACGAGACTAATAGGTCTATAATCCTTTATATTTGCTAAACCCTCCACCTTAGAAACAAGAACCATAAAAGATGTATTAATACCCTTAGGTAAGATATTGAATCTGAAAAAGTCTGAAAAAATTCCATTAACATATCTTTCATAAAAGGACAAGCTTTCTTGCAAAAATAGAAGTTAAACCCATCAGGCCCTGGATCTTTCTTCTCCCCACACGAAGAGATAGCAGCAAAAATCTCCTCCTCTGAGAATGAAGTGAACGGCGAATCACTCTCTAACGACAACAAGCGGCTAAATCACAGCCCCGTAATATCAAACTGGATGCTGTCACCTCTGCTATATAAAAGACTATAAAACTCTCTGATATGAAATTTGATATACTTAGGCTCCGTATAAATGATATTTTCAGCTTGGATCAAAGAAATAAGATTGTTTCTATAGTGAACCGAAGCCATGCTGTGGAAAATCTTGGTATTTCTATCACCTGTTGTATTCCATTTTAATCTTGATTTCTGAACCTAAAGGGATTCTAACGTCTTCTCTGCTGTCAACAGCTCCTCTTTGAGACTAGACAACTCCCGCTTCTCCTCTTCGGAAATAATACCCGCATCCTCCATAATTTCCTTCATCAGAATCTTCTCTTACATATCCTTAAGACGTTTAGCTTGATCACCAAACACCTCAAAGTTCCAACTTCTGATACGAAATCTCAACTCTTTTAATCTCTGAATGAGATTAGAAGAAGTCAAACAAATGTCTTTCCAGCTCTCTTTAACAAACCCTTCAAACTCCTTATGATCCTACTACGTATCAATAGATTGAAAACGCTTCGGGCCCCAATCAACAACCTTAACAGACTTAAAATAAATCGGGATATGATCATCTGATAATGACATTCTAGGCCAGAGCGCACTAGCAGAAGCCGACACCAAACACCTGTCAATCCGAGATCTTGAAATAGAATTTTGCCAAGTAAACGTCCTCCCCTGAAGCGGTAGATCAAGCAGCTCAGCATTGTTAATAAATTCCCGCAAAGCCAACATATGTAGGGTGAAACGCATCACATTTTATCTCTCCTATGGGCACAACGTTTCATTAAAGTCACCACTAATGAAGATCGTACccatgaaatttaaaaaatcatttaaatgctGCCAAAATAACACCCTTTCCAAAGCAACATTACTCGCATAGATCAGAATGTGGCGATAAGGAAAAGcatcaaaaacaaaatccatTACAATACACCTACGCCCTTTAGTAATTATAACATTACGCAGCAATATAGTATTCCAGATAAGCAACAGACCACCAGAAGCGCCAATAGAgagaataaaattaaacttataatcCAAGTTTGGCCATAGCTTACTAACAAGAAAGTCATTTACAACCTCCTTTTCCGTCTCAATTAAACCCAAAAATGAGAGGTTATGAGTAGGAACCATGCTTTTAATAAAATTCTGCTTTCTATTGAAAGACAGACCACCACGACAATTCCAAGAAATAAACGATAACGACAtagatataataattaaaaaaaccttgaaaaggaaaaaaaagttaTTGTCTTTAGGCTTTCAAAGCCATTTTCTCCTCTAACTTCGACACTATTGCTGATTTTGACTTGCGATCAAATGTACCCAAATCATAACCAACTTTCCACATTTACTTGTCTTGTCATCTGGAGTAATTGGAGAAATTACATCACAGCTCTTGCTGTTTAAACGGTTCATGTTCTCCATGCTAGCGTCTGAAAGTTCCCTCACTTCTTCCACTTGCAAAACTGAACAGCTCATAATCGCACCTAGCACATTCAACTTCTTCGATGGCCTACAAGCTGATTTTAGCCTGACTGCAGTATCTATCTCAATATCTATCTCCCTTGAATTTTCATACGAGTTCGAACCTGAATTCACAACATCCTCCTCCCTTTGTTTTTCAGATAAACTTGCTGCTATCCCCTTATTTGACTGAACGAGAACCAGCTCTGTCAACCCATCAGTTTTCTGAACTGAATTATCCATACAGTTAACCACATTTGCCTGTGCTGAGAGTTATAAAGAAGAGACATCTGTTTGGTTGTTCTGTGGACTCGTTATATCCTGTTCTAAGCGATAATTCATAGTATTTTTCTCTGGTTCGAAATTCTCATCTGAACATGGAGTAGAAATTAATTTCTCAGCCTGAAAACCTGACCTCATGAGACCTCCTAGTTGCTGCTCATCAAAATGTCATCTCTTATCATCCTCTATTATCTAATTAGGGACAACTGTATTGAAGGAATTCAGCAAGTTGACACCCTTTATTCAAGAACCCAACCTTTCATCTAAACATCTTTCAATATTCTGTGATTCCTCTTCTCCTACGGAGTCCCTTAAGCTCAAAGACAAAACCTTATCAGCAAACCAAACTTGTTCAAACGTTTCTGTCGCAAAAACTGCAAAAGTCTCATCCCAAGTTGTAAATTAATGGACTGATGTATGAACTTGCAATAAGTGGAAATTAAAACAAGTCCcgagtccaaacgtttcccccaaTGAGTCCCCaataagtttaaatatttttgagttcCAATGCATAAAGGGAATTCCAGTCACCGATACCCAAACAAGTCTTAAAAAAGCATGTTGATAAACTTGCGCCCAAGCGAAGGATTGAAAAAAATCCGAGAGAGTTGGACCAACATTGACAATAAAATCCTCTTCATTAATGATTGTATCAAATTTAAGCATAATGAGATTACCCCCCCATCAATGATACCTTATGTACAACTATCTTTTTCTCAAATAGAAAATTCTTGGTGTGTAGAATTTCCTGAATAGCATTCACCTTACCTACTATCGAACGCATCATCCATTCATGATTGACAGATTGTATCTTATCTTCTTGGACTGTCATCACTAGCTTTGGTATAGATATTAAGCTGTTCGACTCATTCTGAACTTTAAGCGGTTGTGCATCCGCAGTTATCACCTGTCAATACGATCTATAATCTCTGAATGCAGGAGAGGCAATAACCTTTGGAAAAACTTTCTTCATCTCCAGTTTCATAGTAGGATTCGTCTTCCTTTAAGGGGAATCTAGATACATAAGCCCTTAGTCTGAATTTTCCAATCGCAACCATATTTAATTGGCTAAGGATTCGTGCCATGGGTTTATTCGAATCAAATCTCAAAAACCCAAAACTGCAATTCCTCTTGGTTAGCTTTGAAGCCAAAGAAACCCTACCTACAACCCCATATCTCTCAAACATCTTTCCTAAGTCACGGAATCTCCATGTTTTAGGGTAGTTCTCAAAATATATTAGTCTTGATTTCTCCTCTTGCTGTGAATTAAGATCGTTCAAAGTCCCAGGGTTTGCGACGTTGCTGCATGGGATGATAGGGTTTTTTGAATCTATCAGCTGGAATAGTTGACAATTCTCTATTTTACATCACTTTAAGATCATTTGTATTGCATATTTTAGTCTCTTATTGCGTAAAATAGAGAGCTTTATACTCACTTTTACCtttttgtagtttttaatataaaatgtaaatacTTAGCATTTCTGGAGTATAATtgaataaaaagagaaaaataaagtGAAAGTCAAGCCGGATTGATTCTATCAAGTCCCAGAAGAAGAATAATGGAGCATCAAGTCTAAATGGAAGCAACATAGCCGCTAAATCAGTCACTGAAAGTTTAGATCGAAAAGCTGAAAATTCGGACATATGTCCGTATTCGGATCATATTTGGTGCTGAAAATATCCAAATCATATGATTAAACATGTCATGAAAAGATAAGAGATAGATCTACAACTGTCTTGAAGAAACCGAGTTCAAATTCGGACCCGAACCGGCTTGAAATCGGTCTCCAAGACAGAGAACTTACAAACCAAGAATCAAATCGGCCAAATTTAGTGGTTTTGGGTGAAACAACTCTTCGGCCGGCCCGGAGCCGGCCCACACCCTCCAAGCCAGCTAATGGCCGGCTGAGGACCTGgaaatttcaattttgacaGTTTTGGAAAGTCCAAGACCTTGGTGAGCATTCATAGACCTTCCATTTCGATATAACCTTGATTCACACTCAAAAAGGGATCTTCCTTGCCTTGCACTCAAAGAAATGAGCTTTGATTTCCATCAAACTCATAATGGAAAGGAGATATGCGACGTTGACTTCAATCAAGCTCCTTATGGAAATGAGATATGTCAAACTTGATTCACTCAAGCTCACTATGGAAAGGAAAGAGAGACTTGATCATCACTCCCACTCTTTATGGCAAGAAGATATGTCAAACTTGATTATCAGTCAAGCTCACTATGGAAGGAAGATATTCTTGGCTTGGCCATCACTCATTTTGGTGCCTATAAATATAGCACTTTTGTGTAGAGATATTCATTCACTGACACATACATTTGTATAGACATTTTCTATAATACAATTCTCTCAACCATTATTCTATTTTCACTTATTTTCTTATATGTTCTTGAGGTGTAGCAATTTCATTGTTATGTTCAATATGATAATGGATTGCTAAACCCTTAAACTAGGATTAGGGATGTAGCCTAGTTAGAGGGAAATtcttgattaattattattacatctcattaatgttttaaataaggTTTTTCTTTAATCTTCTTGAGATAATCATGAATATTAAGATTAATCaccttaatatttttatcctACAATTCATGTGAAGTACTTGACCGTGAAGCATGAATTCAGATCTAGAGATTAAACATAATTTTCTTAGAATAGGAATATGTCCAAGGAATTGTGATGGCGTTAATTATTTTGCTTAATGGgtataattaattaacatggTTATTGGAAAACATCCAGAATTAATTAAACACACATTTGTGTCTTCGaagagaaaaaatatattttagaaataattGTCATGAAAAAGCCTTTGAGATGTATTATTAGTTATGATAGAATTTCCCTCAACTATGGTGAACCCCGAAATCTAGTTGCTTAAAATCTTGatattttaccaaaaatatccgtctacttttctttatttaattatttgttttcaaaaccaaATCAACTTAACAGAACGGttactttacaaaagttaaattaaataacattttaaagagtTTGTCCTTTGTGGATTCGACCTTGGAATACTCCGAGTATTACTTGTTACAATTGATTATGTGCACTTGCAGAATTAGCCGATCAAGTTTTtagcgccgttgccggggacggCGGTTTTAAGttgttatttctttaatttttgtgtttttatttctaaaactcTTTCAAGTGTGAATTTCAGGTAGTATATGCAACGAAGGCGTTCTAAGAACACTAACAGCGTAAAACTACTACCCTTGGACCAAGAGATCGAACGTACTTGCAGAAGGAATCGAAAACAAAAGAGATAAACTATGGCAAATTAAGTAAATCATGTTGTTAATGCACCTACCGCGCATCGACTAAGAGACATTCACAGACCAGTGGTGGTAAATAATCCTTCATGCATCCGAATCTCGGATGAAGCTCGAAACTATGAGCTTAAAACCATCCATCTCAACATGTTACCACAATTTAATGGAACATCAGTGGATGATCCATTATCATTTATTAAAGAATTTTATAGTGTGGTGGAAACTTTCCCATTAAACAGGTTGACAGAGGATGAATTAAGGAAAGATGTTTTCCTTATTGCATGAAGATGAGTGCGGGGACATGACTTTTGAACTTACCCGAAGGATTGTTCAATACGTGGAGCAATGTATATGATGCTTTCATTACAAAATATTATTCTCCACAAAAGACTCTTGACCTTCGAGGCAAAATATATAACTTCACTCAATTGGATGGTGAACCATTCCATGAGGCGTGGGAGCGCTTCAAGATGCTTCTTGCTCAATGTCCACATCATTGCTTTGATGAATTATTACTAACTCAAATGTTCTTTGAAGGATTGACCATGAGCGGGCAAACATTGGTTTAAACGGCATCCGGAGGAAGTTATGGAGAAAAGACGGCGGCCGGAATAAATCAGATTTATGAGAATGTTGTTCTAAATTCTCAACAAAGAGCCATTAGAGGATGAAGGGCAGACGTCCATGAGGAATCTTCACATCATGATATTGTTTCGGAAGTCGTCGAAATAACTAAGCAAGTGAAGATGCTATTTAATCAGAATCAGCAGTTGAAGGAGATTTGTGCTGTGTGCGGAATTCAAGGGAATGGTGCAACTTCTTGCAATTATGCCAATGACGTACAATCAGAGGAAGCCAATTTCGTTGGCTACAATCAAAACATACAACCAAGGAATGATCCTTATTCGAGTACTTACAATACAAGGTGGCGAAATCATCCTAATTTTTCATGGCAAGATGGGAACAACACAAACCCACAAGGACCACCTGGCTTTCAACAAATTAGATCGGCACCTCCACCACCACAATAAGAGAAGAAACCCACTCCCGAAGAGATGATGGTTCAATTCATGGAAAATCAGAATGGACATAACAATAAAATGGAGTAAAGGATTAGCCAAAATTGAACAATCATTTCAATCTTCCATTCATGATGTGGAGCTTCAACTGGGGAAATTAGAAAATAAGGTTGCTGAAAGAGAAAAGGGAAAATTCCCTAGCCACATTGAGACAAATCCCAAGGAGAGAGCTATGGCAATCTCTTTAGCAGGCAAGAACGAAGTTGATGAAGCATCAAAAGAAAAGAAGGCGGACGAATCAGTTGTTATAAATGAGAGAATGAAAAACAAGGTGGTAGAAGAGAGCACTATAGAGAAAACTCCACCGACAGTCAAGGCATATGTGCCTCCAATTCCATACCCTCAGCGGCAGATGAAGAGGATAAACGAGTTGAATTTTCAAAAGCTTCTCAACATCTTcaagaaaattcaaatcaacGTTCCTTTTACCGAGGCCTTGGCACAAATACCATCATATGCAAAGTTCTTGAAAGAGATCATTTCCAACAAAAACAAATTGGAGGAGTATGCAATAGTAGCCTTGAATGAGGAGTGCAGTGCAAGACTGCAAAAGAAATTACCTCCAAAGTTGAAATACCCAGGGAGTTTCTCTATCCCATGTACTTTTGGTAATGTTGATGTTGCTAATTGTTTATGTGATCTAGGTGCTAACATCAACCTGATGCCGCTGTCGCTTGTGAGGAAGTTAGGCATAACCGAGATGAAACCTACTACAGTTTCATTACAACTTGCAGACAGATCCATCAAACGACCGCTTGGCATAGTAGAAGATTTGCTCGTAAAAGttggtaaaatatttttacCAGCTGATTTTTTAGTGCTTGATATGGATGATGAAGTGGATTTGTCTATTATTTTAGGGAGACCTTTCTTGGCCACAGGAGGAGTATTAATTGATGTTAAATGTGGTATGCTAACCTTTAGAGTGggataagaaaaaaatagtttaatataAGTACACCCCTAAAgaaatctgaaattttggatttttgctATAGAGTTGACATAATTGATGAAATTATGACTGAAACTCCTATAAAAGAATTAATCAAAGAGCCACTTGAAGCATGTTTAGCTCTgaatttagaagaaaaaaatgaggTGGGAGAAATCAATAATTTGGTACCTAATCTAGAAggtgataaatataaaaaaatcaaacacaaaactaagtttaaagaattttgtaaagaaaaactaaaaattaaacctTCAAAAAAAGTGTCGCCTAAAGAAACACCGAAACCACCTCTTACTTATTAATATTCGTACTGTGGTTATGTCTGCTAACCAGAATTCTGCAGTAAAAGAAAAATTGTTAGAAATTGACAAAAATGAGAGGAACATGTTTCTAGTCAATGGTCAAAGAGAAATATATTACTACAAAGGTGACCAACTAGCGGATGTAAAAGTCATGACCTTCGAGTGACGAAGGTAAGATACGTCGAGCCATGACGTAAAAAAAAGCGCTTGTTAGGAGACAACCTAACATCATTAAGGTACGTTTATCTACT
Coding sequences within it:
- the LOC130015402 gene encoding uncharacterized protein LOC130015402, which codes for MEDAGIISEEEKRELSSLKEELLTAEKTRLLSLESDSPFTSFSEEEIFAAISSCGEKKDPGPDGFNFYFCKKACPFMKDMLMEFFQTFSDSISYLRVLIHLLWRLAQLMPKVVFENQHALFKERSIQGCSMIANEFVHSASRISMKFPAKWLKWMSCCFSSATTSMMVTGSPIDPINLQKGGFHTLTIKILSRCFNLTRIRRCFELISGLTINFHKSSIMGIHISEMDLLIAAELVSCKIDSFPVKYLVLSLARKRLSLGAWDHVVERVKSRLALWKGSLLSPAGSIAASNPVSVGIIYDAFSLEKRCIRRTCYIGLSVWSIFIATLNFKVGKGDSISLWYDSWMKDGPANVLFPRLFQLSNQKYVSINVIWNEGWCWRRRLRGSELSLLIYLQAAFNVLVPRMERLDEIVWHDKSANSRGEGLPNHQHNGDVRSPSAAARQEENHQLVSVMEEHGESFEGWRELSGDRSVAQVALAMDTGDSYAINGRVGVSWCLPNTFVEWAME